DNA sequence from the Cottoperca gobio chromosome 2, fCotGob3.1, whole genome shotgun sequence genome:
GTTAACATTATGCTAATGAGCTCAGTCCTCCGCCAATCACGTGGCTGCTCGCGCTGTTTTCCTGCATGCATTACCCAGAGAGTGAGCCGCGGTGCGTGGAGCTGCAGCCCGCCGCTCAGTCTTTTGTGTGCTCTGTCCCGTCTGCGAGCTCTGTGGTCGCCCGGAGAGCAGACCCGACATCCTGCCATCAATAATGCGCTATTTTTTCTACTTTTATACCACTGGAGTTCCAGTTTGTACAGCCGAAGAATCGCCTTTGGGGGTTTTAATGGGCTGGATAGCATGAATTCCCAATGTTACACAGTGGCGATGGATCTTAGCGTTTGTCAACTGAGGAATTTCTCGATATCGtttctgtcctctgtgctcGGGAAGGAGAGTGCATCAGTCCGGCTTGACGATAGGTAATGTCACACGGCTTTCTGCGCATTGTCTCACGGTTTTCATATGCGATTTGTGGCAAATTGTTTAATGCCTGAATATGTTGCCTCATTAATTCTCCGCCATCAAAGTCAAAGCCTGCATTCTCGACCTCCATTTGCTTTGTTGCAGATTTCctcttaatgttttgttttcctcatgaCAGCTTCATAATGTTACATCAGACTGTCTTTATTTGTGATTTGGCAGCATAAAACCGTCAGAAATGCCAGTCACGtctctgggaaaaaaaaaacaacccattGATTCATCCAATCCACCCTGCAGTATTCAGCTAATGCAACATCACATATGCTGTTATAATaaacctcttcttctccctgtgTTCCAGCTCTTCCGGTGCAAGTGTGGTGGCCATTGACAACAAGATTGAACAAGCAATGGTAAGCATCTAAAACCCACTCCTAAACCACCTGCAGTGTTGGTAAATAGGCTTTACATGTATGTTAATGCAGCGTTATGTAAGCCGAGCACGGTGTGTTCTAATCCcctttatgcttttattttgaaatatttttgattgactgttaaatgttatttgtaagATATTCTATGGAGGGAATCTCAGGTTGGTATAAAGCAAGTAGAATTAATTAAgaattaattaagtaattacGGGGCTTTTCTGAATTCTAGAATTTTATTATAAATTCAGCGCCAGATtcgtcacatacacacatttcccCCGCATATATGCACCTGCTGGTTTATATATTAGAGGTAGCAGGAGTTTCCTGCTCGGTCACGGTGTTAGAGAGATGACCTCCGGCTTGCTGGCAACTTGATGTGGGCCAGACTAAGGTTCACACGCCATCCCCTTCTCCCattcatatacatacattagtCCCttgccctctccctctctctgtcccgtGTTGCTAGGCAAGCAGCAGCCTCCCCGCGGCTCAGTATAAATAACTCCACCGGTGATTGGCTCCTCCCACTCCGGTGCAGGAACATTTTGTTCCCTCGCTGCGTACCggggcagggaggaggaggaggaggaggaggaggaggggcgggTCCACAGAGCAGGGATGCTCAGATTTTAAATCCTCCTTCAGCATGCGGCCACAGCACACTGCTCAGGCATCATCATGGGAACGCACTATACAGCTGTTTCTCTTTTAGAAATccacctttttttccccctaaaGGAATTCATGCATGCCTTGTTTTCCTGCTATCATTCATTTAGAGAGCTGGCTTGTGCTGTGCTAGACTGAAGTGATGCAAGTAGCCTTTGCTCCTGACACTGTGTCACACGGGTTTCCCCCTGTCGGCACGTTTCTGAGTCACTTTTTCCTGCAGTTAATTTAACTGTAAGagtagtttatttttgttaatgcaAGTAGGAAGTCTCCCGTGGTTACTACCAGGGAGTCAATAAAATCATAGACACGTCaaattacatttgataaaaatagAAAGGATGTTAACTTAAGATGGGTTAGGAAGCAGATGTGAATCATGGAGTTTGGGATGTGGTCGCAACTAGTTTTATTATCCACTAATCTGCTGATTGTATAAAATTATTGAAAAACGTCCAAAGgctaaaataacattttaattggaatttgtgcttgaaaaatgacagaaaggaTCTGTTCAGATCTTTATTAAGATCACGTTAAAACATGTCACTAAATGCTGCAGATTAATCGCCTGACTCATAGCTTCATTGACTAATAGTTTTAGTTGTAATGTGGCTtgacttaaaaaagaaaagtaaagtaataaagtaaatgaCATCGGTCTGTAGCGAACAGCTCCAAGTGTTgctcatcatttttattttttacaagtgtattcattgtgtttaaagctgGTATTTGTGCACCGCTGCAgataaagtattacagtatttgtagaattagattccagcgTAGGATTGCTTCGGACTCGTCTGATCTAAATACTTCCAATAAGTCCAGAGCGTTGTGAAGTCGAAAGTGAAGGTTTATTGAAAGAAgatagatgtaatcatttcccaaatttcaatgtttttatctaacaaaaTATTCAGATTCATATTTGTTGCCGTTTAATTCTTCCACTGTGCACTTGTATTACCGGGCCGTAATCTAACAGCACCATTAccttacatttatataaccacaataacaaaacaactaattttccTAAAAATAAATTGAGTGATGTCAAAAACTATGACGACATACATTGAAAGCTTCATTAGAAAACCTCAAGAGAAGCTTTGAAtgacattcggtacagccctaatATGACATGTCTGTGTATAGTTGATGACATGATGACTTCCCTAGCTAACCATATTTGCCTCTCTCCGTCCTCAGGACTTGGTGAAGAGCCACCTGATGTATGCCGTGCgcgaggaggtggaggtgctgAAGGAGCAGATCAAAGAGCTGATCGAGCGCAACActcagctggagcaggagaacaACTTGCTGAAGAACCTGGCCAGCCCCGAGCAGATGGCTCAGTTCCAGGCGCAGGTCCAGACCGGCTCCCCGACCGGCCCCAGTCAGCCTCTGGTGCCGGTCCCCGCCGGAAACACACAAGTCCTCCCCTCCACACAGAGCTCCGGCACATCTGCGTAACACAGAAACTGCACAGTGGAGAGCCCCCTGAGGATGAGAGATAGGGGGGGATGGAaggtagaagaggaggaggaggaaggagtcTTGCCATACTGTGAAACGACTCTAGCATCAACACAGACTATGCCACCGTCTCAAGGATACGCACACTTCAACTTCACCGGATTACGAACTTTCTTTTGctgcacatttaatttaactgaAAGACGTTGGAGttgcaccagtgtgtgtgtcccgCTTTTATCACCTGCTTCAGACAATCTTCATCATGGTGATGATGAGGGGAATGGCAgagctgacaggaagtgaccGTCGAGCCTCACAGCCGCCGCCATTGTTCCGCGGCGGAAGGAGCTAACTCAGTCGGAGGGGAACACGCTGTAGAATCCCTCGCTGTGTGACCTGTGGAAAGTGCCATCGTCTTTGCTCCTTCATCTCAACCCAGCACTAGTCCATCAGCACACACTTAACACTTAACTTGTTTCATTTATCAGTGCTGCAGTCCATGCACTTTTTTCAGGCGAACTATAAAGATTCGTACGACCCATCCGGAATGGGAGTCAAGgtcacatttttctttatctGAAGATGTTGTAGTGATGGGTTGAGACGGGGCTTAAAATTAgaattatgaaatatatatatattagacgCACCTCATTGTTTCACGTTGCGAACTTTGTTCTTTCTCGAGGTTCACGCCGCTGTCCCCGCCCTCAGCGCGCTCTCTCCCCGTTCTTGGATGGAGCGTTCAACATTTATGCAGGGAATCAAAAGTTTTCTAGGGaaaggtttgtttttgtctgtttatgTTTCCGCTCTTGTTGATGTAATTAATGTCCTAGTGATCTGTAAAAATTATTGGGGAGACATAAGTAGGACATGACTGTTTATAGTTAGGGAActttgtacagaataaacatttCCAATTAAACTCTGCCAAGTGCCTGGTTTCTAaccatagatacatatatacaagctttttttagttgttttagtcaatatgtgtatatatctatatatatctatatatatctatggtTTGCCAGGTTTTGAACTACCTGTGATGTCATTACTCAGGGTGGCAACACGAGGATTCTTTACCTCAACACTAAGATGCTGTCGCTCCTGCAGTGACACACGGCCTCGTACTGTATGTGAACTCTCCTCTGCCGTCGCTTAACTCGCTCGCTCAAATGATCTGGACACTTTTAGCATTTGTAGACAAGtgaattgttctttttttcttttcttttttttttcattaatgacgatggtttctttttcttttttttgtgtcttttgtacAGCCAAGTGTTTTGAGTTGTTCGTTGTGCAACTGGAGCGCTGAACACaatgagaaaaaaggaaaatgccTAGCCGAAGTATGTCGATGTTTTGTGCATGTTCCTCAGCCCATCACAAATGTGACGTTACAATTGCACTAGACAGTTGCAcctcaaataaaaagtgaaaacaaaaaagtaaaaactgttTGACTTTCTTTT
Encoded proteins:
- the LOC115017179 gene encoding TSC22 domain family protein 1-like; this translates as MSKPLLQSGTLQRYFLVNIMLMSSVLRQSRGCSRCFPACITQRVSRGAWSCSPPLSLLCALSRLRALWSPGEQTRHPAINNALFFLLLYHWSSSLYSRRIAFGGFNGLDSMNSQCYTVAMDLSVCQLRNFSISFLSSVLGKESASVRLDDSSSGASVVAIDNKIEQAMDLVKSHLMYAVREEVEVLKEQIKELIERNTQLEQENNLLKNLASPEQMAQFQAQVQTGSPTGPSQPLVPVPAGNTQVLPSTQSSGTSA